The bacterium genome includes a region encoding these proteins:
- a CDS encoding ABC transporter ATP-binding protein, producing MIEVQGLTRYYAERPAIQDVTFSVPRGQVLGFLGPNGAGKSTTMRILTGYLGASSGTATIAGFDVFDHSLEVRRRIGYLPETTPLYKEMRVTGFLDLMCRLRGVAPSKRRQRVDHAVDVCGLADRRREVIGRLSRGLRQRVGLAQAIVHDPEVLILDEPTAGLDPAQTRETRDLITELGRQHTVILSSHILPEVAATCERVLIINQGRLVADDTPARLAERIGGAQGHEVEMLVQGDGPEIDIRLRAVPGVEGLSITQAGEGLWRVVVAAAKADLRDELARAAVEGGFGLRELQARTLSLEEVFLSLTTEEPR from the coding sequence TTGATCGAGGTCCAGGGGCTGACCAGGTATTACGCCGAACGCCCCGCGATCCAGGACGTCACCTTCTCGGTCCCACGCGGCCAGGTCCTCGGCTTTCTCGGACCGAACGGGGCGGGCAAGTCGACGACCATGCGGATCCTGACCGGCTATCTGGGCGCCAGCTCGGGCACCGCGACCATCGCGGGCTTCGACGTCTTCGACCACTCGCTGGAGGTCAGGCGGCGGATCGGATACCTGCCGGAGACGACTCCTCTCTACAAGGAGATGCGCGTCACGGGGTTCCTCGACCTGATGTGCCGGCTGCGCGGAGTGGCGCCCTCGAAGCGCAGGCAGCGTGTCGACCACGCGGTGGACGTCTGCGGCCTTGCGGACCGCCGCCGGGAGGTCATCGGGCGTCTGTCACGCGGGCTGCGCCAGCGGGTCGGCCTGGCCCAGGCGATCGTTCACGACCCCGAGGTGCTGATCCTCGACGAACCGACCGCGGGCCTCGACCCGGCGCAGACCCGTGAAACCCGCGACCTCATCACCGAGCTCGGCCGGCAGCACACGGTGATCCTCTCGAGCCACATCCTGCCCGAGGTTGCGGCCACCTGCGAGCGGGTGCTGATCATCAACCAGGGCCGACTGGTCGCGGATGACACGCCCGCCAGGCTGGCGGAACGGATCGGCGGCGCCCAAGGCCACGAGGTCGAGATGCTGGTGCAGGGCGATGGGCCGGAGATCGATATCCGGCTTCGTGCCGTGCCAGGCGTGGAGGGCTTGAGCATCACCCAGGCGGGAGAGGGCCTGTGGCGCGTGGTGGTCGCCGCCGCGAAGGCGGACCTGCGTGACGAGCTCGCGCGGGCGGCGGTGGAGGGCGGATTCGGCCTGCGCGAGCTGCAGGCGCGGACGCTGAGCCTCGAAGAAGTGTTCCTCAGCCTCACGACCGAAGAGCCGCGATGA
- a CDS encoding competence/damage-inducible protein A, translating into MSVSSIVAVGDELVGGFTLDTNSHWLAERLRLLGFPAKRITAIRDRPPEIVRQVRLELDDSDVSHIFCCGGLGPTPDDRTFASLAEALGRELVIWEETRARIERRVQRMHEAGLLDSPELTEGNLRMSRIPAGPAWVFKNRRGMAPGVVYESNGKRIFVLPGVPLELKGIFTEELEPQFLSDGAAATVRELRFSFAVEARFYPLMRELEETFPDVSVGSYPNFETKELVIRCLGSDAKRVEEVLEVVRRRAPR; encoded by the coding sequence ATGAGCGTTTCTAGCATCGTTGCCGTCGGCGACGAGCTGGTCGGCGGCTTCACGCTCGACACCAACTCCCACTGGCTTGCCGAGCGCCTGCGCCTGCTGGGCTTCCCGGCCAAGCGGATCACCGCGATCCGCGACCGGCCGCCGGAGATCGTGCGGCAGGTGCGCCTCGAGCTGGACGACTCCGACGTGTCGCACATCTTCTGCTGCGGCGGGCTGGGCCCCACCCCGGACGACCGCACGTTCGCCTCGCTGGCCGAGGCCCTGGGTCGCGAACTCGTGATCTGGGAGGAGACCCGGGCGCGGATCGAGCGCCGGGTGCAGCGGATGCACGAGGCTGGGCTCCTGGATTCGCCGGAGCTGACGGAGGGCAACCTTCGCATGTCCCGCATCCCGGCCGGCCCGGCTTGGGTCTTCAAGAACCGGCGCGGGATGGCCCCGGGCGTCGTCTACGAATCGAACGGCAAACGCATCTTCGTCCTGCCCGGCGTGCCGTTGGAGCTGAAGGGCATCTTCACCGAGGAGCTGGAACCCCAGTTCCTGTCCGACGGGGCCGCGGCGACGGTGCGCGAGCTTCGTTTCAGCTTTGCCGTGGAAGCGCGCTTCTACCCGCTCATGCGGGAGCTCGAGGAGACCTTCCCGGACGTCTCCGTCGGCTCGTATCCCAATTTCGAGACCAAAGAGCTGGTCATCCGGTGCCTCGGCAGCGACGCCAAGCGGGTCGAGGAGGTCCTGGAGGTCGTGCGGCGCCGGGCTCCGAGATGA
- a CDS encoding acylphosphatase, producing the protein MDAERLHGVVHGDVQGVGFRWFLMRKATQLGLRGWVRNRDDGTVEFVAEGRRSELEQLRRAAEHGPAMARVARVDDDWSPAAGGLDDFDLTG; encoded by the coding sequence GTGGACGCGGAGCGGCTGCATGGCGTCGTGCACGGCGACGTCCAGGGCGTCGGTTTCCGCTGGTTCCTGATGCGCAAGGCCACCCAGCTCGGCCTGCGCGGCTGGGTGAGGAACCGCGACGACGGCACGGTGGAGTTCGTCGCCGAGGGCCGGCGGTCCGAGCTGGAGCAGCTCAGGCGCGCCGCCGAGCACGGCCCGGCCATGGCGCGCGTCGCGCGAGTCGATGACGACTGGTCGCCGGCCGCCGGCGGCCTCGACGACTTTGACCTGACCGGCTGA